In a genomic window of Streptomyces sp. SJL17-4:
- a CDS encoding iron-sulfur cluster assembly accessory protein, translated as MSVSDEKTTVSDGILLSDAAAAKVKALLDQEGREDLALRVAVQPGGCSGLRYQLFFDERSLDGDVVKDFDGVKVVTDRMSAPYLGGASIDFVDTIEKQGFTIDNPNATGSCACGDSFS; from the coding sequence ATGTCCGTATCGGACGAGAAGACCACTGTCAGCGACGGCATCCTCCTGTCCGACGCCGCCGCGGCCAAGGTCAAGGCCCTCCTCGACCAGGAAGGCCGCGAGGACCTGGCCCTGCGCGTCGCCGTTCAGCCCGGCGGCTGCTCCGGCCTGCGTTACCAGCTGTTCTTCGACGAGCGTTCGCTCGACGGCGACGTCGTGAAGGACTTCGACGGCGTCAAGGTCGTCACCGACCGCATGAGCGCCCCGTACCTGGGCGGCGCCTCGATCGACTTCGTCGACACCATCGAGAAGCAGGGCTTCACCATCGACAACCCGAACGCCACGGGTTCCTGCGCCTGCGGCGACTCGTTCAGCTAA
- a CDS encoding carbohydrate kinase family protein, which yields MRIAVTGSIATDHLMTFPGRFADQLVADQLHTVSLSFLVDNLDVRRGGVGPNICFGMGQLGGTPILVGAAGYDFDEYRGWLDRHGVDTGSVRISEVLHTARFVCTTDKDHNQIGSFYTGAMSEARLIELKAVADRVGGLDLVLIGADDPEAMLRHTEECKTRGIPFAADFSQQIARMDGDEIRTLLDGATYLFSNEYEKGLIESKTGWTDAEILSRVGHRVTTLGSRGVRIERVGDTPIEVACAEETAKVDPTGVGDAFRAGFLTGLSWGVGLERAAQVGCMLATLVIETLGTQEYTLRRANFMDRFKKAYGEDAATEVQSHLS from the coding sequence GTGCGTATCGCAGTCACCGGCTCCATCGCCACCGACCACCTCATGACCTTCCCCGGCCGGTTCGCCGACCAGCTGGTGGCCGACCAGCTGCACACGGTGTCCCTCTCCTTCCTCGTCGACAACCTCGACGTCCGGCGCGGCGGCGTCGGCCCCAACATCTGCTTCGGCATGGGTCAGCTCGGCGGCACCCCGATCCTCGTGGGTGCGGCCGGCTACGACTTCGACGAGTACCGCGGCTGGCTCGACCGCCACGGCGTCGACACCGGCTCGGTCCGCATCTCCGAGGTCCTGCACACGGCCCGCTTCGTCTGCACCACGGACAAGGACCACAACCAGATCGGCTCCTTCTACACGGGCGCGATGAGCGAGGCCCGGCTGATCGAGCTCAAGGCCGTCGCCGACCGGGTGGGCGGGCTCGACCTGGTCCTCATCGGCGCCGACGACCCCGAGGCGATGCTCCGCCACACCGAGGAGTGCAAGACGCGGGGCATCCCCTTCGCCGCCGACTTCTCGCAGCAGATCGCGCGGATGGACGGCGACGAGATCCGCACGCTCCTGGACGGCGCCACGTACCTCTTCTCCAACGAGTACGAGAAGGGCCTCATCGAGTCCAAGACGGGCTGGACCGACGCCGAGATCCTCTCCCGCGTCGGCCACCGCGTCACCACGCTCGGCTCGCGCGGTGTGCGCATCGAGCGCGTCGGCGACACGCCGATCGAGGTCGCCTGCGCGGAGGAGACGGCGAAGGTCGACCCGACGGGCGTCGGCGACGCGTTCCGCGCGGGCTTCCTGACGGGTCTGTCGTGGGGCGTGGGCCTTGAGCGGGCGGCGCAGGTCGGCTGCATGCTGGCGACGCTGGTCATCGAGACGCTGGGCACGCAGGAGTACACCCTCCGCCGGGCGAACTTCATGGACCGCTTCAAGAAGGCGTACGGCGAGGACGCGGCCACGGAGGTCCAGTCCCACCTGTCCTGA
- a CDS encoding aminotransferase class V-fold PLP-dependent enzyme translates to MPYFDAASAAPLHPVARQALLASLDEGWADPARLYREGRRARLLLDAAREAMAEAVGCRPDELVFTPSGTRAVHAGISGSLAGRRRVGNRLVVSAVEHSSVLHAAETHAAAGSVVTEVPVGRTGAVDAGVFAAALGSGDSGTAALACLQSANHEVGTEQPVAEVAEACRAAGVPLLVDAAQSLGWGPVEGGWSLLAASAHKWGGPAGVGLLAVRKGVRFAPQGPSDERESGRAPGFENLPAIVAAAASLRAVRAEAAAEGARLRALVDRIRARVPELVPDVEVVGDPVRRLPHLVTFSCLYVDGETLLHELDREGFSVSSGSSCTSSTLTPSHVLRAMGVLSEGNVRVSLPAGTTAEDVDRFLEVLPGVVAGVRERLGAPAASPVAAPGADSLVVDALGRRCPIPVIELAKVIGDVPVGGTVTVLADDAAARLDIPAWCEMRGQEYVGESPSAGGGVAYVVRRVR, encoded by the coding sequence ATGCCGTACTTCGACGCCGCGTCCGCCGCACCGTTGCATCCCGTCGCCCGCCAGGCGCTGCTCGCCTCCCTCGACGAGGGCTGGGCCGATCCGGCCCGGCTGTACCGGGAGGGGCGGCGCGCGAGGCTGCTGCTCGACGCCGCGCGGGAGGCCATGGCGGAGGCCGTGGGCTGCCGCCCCGACGAGCTCGTATTCACTCCTTCGGGGACACGCGCGGTTCACGCGGGAATCTCGGGATCCCTCGCGGGGCGTCGGCGTGTCGGAAACCGGCTCGTGGTCTCCGCGGTCGAACACTCCTCTGTACTCCACGCGGCCGAGACCCACGCGGCGGCGGGCTCCGTGGTGACGGAGGTGCCGGTGGGGCGGACGGGGGCGGTGGACGCGGGCGTCTTCGCGGCCGCGCTCGGCTCCGGGGACTCGGGCACGGCCGCCCTGGCGTGCCTCCAGTCGGCCAACCACGAGGTGGGGACCGAGCAGCCGGTGGCGGAGGTGGCCGAGGCCTGCCGGGCGGCGGGCGTGCCACTGCTCGTGGACGCGGCGCAGTCGCTGGGCTGGGGGCCGGTGGAGGGCGGCTGGTCGCTGCTCGCGGCGAGCGCGCACAAGTGGGGCGGGCCGGCGGGGGTGGGGCTGCTCGCCGTACGGAAGGGGGTGCGGTTCGCGCCGCAAGGCCCGTCGGACGAGCGGGAGTCGGGCCGGGCGCCCGGCTTCGAGAACCTGCCGGCGATCGTGGCGGCGGCGGCCTCGCTGCGTGCGGTACGGGCCGAGGCGGCGGCCGAGGGGGCGCGGCTGCGGGCCCTGGTGGACCGGATCCGGGCGCGGGTGCCGGAGCTCGTCCCGGATGTGGAGGTGGTGGGAGACCCGGTGCGCCGCCTCCCCCACCTGGTGACCTTCTCCTGCCTGTACGTCGACGGGGAGACGCTGCTGCACGAGCTGGACCGGGAGGGTTTCTCCGTTTCGTCCGGTTCGTCATGTACGAGTTCCACGCTGACGCCCAGCCATGTGCTGCGCGCGATGGGGGTGCTGAGCGAGGGGAACGTCCGGGTGTCGCTGCCGGCCGGCACGACGGCGGAGGACGTGGACCGCTTTCTCGAGGTGCTGCCGGGGGTGGTGGCGGGGGTACGGGAGCGGCTCGGCGCCCCGGCGGCGTCGCCGGTGGCCGCGCCGGGGGCGGACTCCCTGGTGGTGGACGCGCTGGGGCGGCGCTGCCCGATCCCGGTGATCGAACTGGCGAAGGTCATCGGCGACGTGCCGGTGGGCGGGACGGTGACGGTCCTGGCGGACGACGCGGCGGCGCGGCTGGACATTCCGGCGTGGTGCGAGATGCGGGGGCAGGAGTATGTGGGGGAGTCGCCTTCGGCGGGGGGTGGGGTGGCGTATGTGGTGCGACGGGTGAGGTGA
- the coxB gene encoding cytochrome c oxidase subunit II yields MSPNGSDRSSRRPMRRKLPQVLTAGLILATATGCSYNWEDFPRLGMPTPVTEEAPRILSLWQGSWAAALITGILVWGLILWATIFHRRSRTKVEVPPQTRYNMPIEALYTVTPLIIVSVLFYFTARDESKLLELSPKPAHTVNVVGYQWSWGFNYVENVPGVKGDAKTDKNLAAIPDKFLDQFPDNAGGVYDAGIPGDRNPQTGNPGPTLWLPKGEKVRFVLTSRDVIHSFWVVPFLMKQDVIPGHTNSFEVTPTQEGTFLGKCAELCGVDHSRMLFNVKVVSPERYQQHLKELAEKGQTGYIPSGIEQTDPARNAEKNQL; encoded by the coding sequence GTGAGTCCCAACGGCTCCGACCGCTCGTCGCGGCGCCCGATGCGGCGGAAGCTGCCGCAGGTGCTGACTGCGGGCCTGATCCTGGCGACAGCCACCGGCTGCTCGTACAACTGGGAAGACTTCCCCCGCCTTGGTATGCCCACCCCCGTCACGGAAGAGGCTCCCCGGATCCTCTCCCTGTGGCAGGGCTCGTGGGCGGCCGCGCTCATCACCGGAATCCTGGTGTGGGGCCTGATCCTCTGGGCCACCATCTTCCACCGGCGCAGCCGGACCAAGGTCGAGGTACCTCCGCAGACCCGTTACAACATGCCCATCGAGGCGCTGTACACGGTCACCCCGCTCATCATCGTCTCGGTGCTCTTCTACTTCACCGCGCGCGACGAGTCGAAGCTCCTCGAGCTCTCCCCGAAGCCGGCCCACACGGTCAACGTGGTCGGCTACCAGTGGAGCTGGGGCTTCAACTACGTCGAGAACGTGCCCGGTGTGAAGGGCGACGCCAAGACGGACAAGAACCTCGCGGCCATTCCGGACAAGTTCCTGGACCAGTTCCCGGACAACGCCGGCGGTGTCTACGACGCCGGTATCCCCGGTGACCGCAACCCGCAGACCGGCAACCCGGGCCCGACCCTGTGGCTGCCGAAGGGCGAGAAGGTCCGGTTCGTCCTGACCTCCCGTGACGTCATCCACTCCTTCTGGGTGGTCCCCTTCCTCATGAAGCAGGACGTCATCCCGGGTCACACCAACTCCTTCGAGGTCACCCCGACGCAGGAAGGCACCTTCCTCGGCAAGTGCGCCGAGCTGTGCGGTGTCGACCACTCCCGGATGCTCTTCAACGTCAAGGTGGTCTCCCCGGAGCGCTACCAGCAGCACCTGAAGGAGCTGGCCGAGAAGGGGCAGACCGGCTACATCCCGTCTGGCATCGAGCAGACGGACCCGGCCAGGAATGCGGAGAAGAACCAACTGTGA
- the ctaD gene encoding cytochrome c oxidase subunit I has translation MSIHNETQGAAAAEDSYENELPVRRKQPGNVVIKWLTTTDHKTIGTLYLVTSFVFFCIGGLMALFMRAELARPGTQIMSNEQFNQAFTMHGTIMLLMFATPLFAGFANWIMPLQIGAPDVAFPRLNMFAYWLYLFGSIIAVAGFLTPQGAADFGWFAYSPLSDAVRSPGVGADMWIMGLAFSGFGTILGSVNFITTIICMRAPGMTMFRMPIFTWNVLLTGVLVLLAFPVLAAALFALEADRKFGAHIFDAANGGALLWQHLFWFFGHPEVYIIALPFFGIISEVIPVFSRKPMFGYIGLVAATIAIAGLSVTVWAHHMYVTGGVLLPFFSFMTFLIAVPTGVKFFNWIGTMWKGSLSFETPMLWTIGFLITFTFGGLTGVILASPPMDFHVSDSYFVVAHFHYVVFGTVVFAMFAGFHFWWPKFTGKMLDERLGKMTFWTLFIGFHGTFLVQHWLGAEGMPRRYADYLDADGFTALNTISTISSFLLGLSILPFFYNVWKTAKYGKKIEVDDPWGYGRSLEWATSCPPPRHNFLTLPRIRSESPAFDLHHPEIAALDQLENKGHAAEALVGGKEAGK, from the coding sequence GTGAGCATCCACAACGAAACCCAGGGTGCCGCCGCAGCTGAGGACTCGTACGAGAACGAGCTGCCCGTACGGCGAAAGCAGCCCGGCAATGTCGTGATCAAGTGGCTGACCACCACCGACCACAAGACGATCGGCACGCTCTACCTGGTCACGTCGTTCGTCTTCTTCTGCATCGGCGGACTCATGGCGCTCTTCATGCGCGCCGAGCTGGCCCGTCCGGGTACGCAGATCATGTCGAACGAGCAGTTCAACCAGGCGTTCACGATGCACGGCACGATCATGCTGCTGATGTTCGCGACGCCGCTGTTCGCCGGATTCGCCAACTGGATCATGCCGCTGCAGATCGGCGCGCCCGACGTGGCGTTCCCGCGGCTGAACATGTTCGCGTACTGGCTGTACCTCTTCGGCTCGATCATCGCGGTGGCCGGCTTCCTCACCCCGCAGGGTGCGGCGGACTTCGGCTGGTTCGCCTACTCCCCGCTGTCGGACGCCGTCCGCTCGCCGGGTGTCGGCGCCGACATGTGGATCATGGGTCTGGCCTTCTCCGGCTTCGGCACGATCCTCGGCTCGGTCAACTTCATCACCACGATCATCTGTATGCGCGCTCCGGGCATGACGATGTTCCGCATGCCGATCTTCACCTGGAACGTGCTGCTGACCGGTGTTCTGGTCCTGCTCGCCTTCCCGGTCCTCGCGGCCGCGCTGTTCGCCCTGGAGGCGGACCGCAAGTTCGGTGCGCACATCTTCGACGCGGCCAACGGTGGAGCGCTGCTCTGGCAGCACCTCTTCTGGTTCTTCGGCCACCCGGAGGTGTACATCATCGCGCTGCCGTTCTTCGGCATCATCTCCGAGGTCATCCCGGTCTTCAGCCGCAAGCCGATGTTCGGCTACATCGGTCTGGTGGCCGCGACCATCGCGATCGCCGGTCTCTCCGTGACCGTGTGGGCGCACCACATGTATGTCACCGGTGGCGTGCTCCTACCGTTCTTCTCCTTCATGACGTTCCTCATCGCCGTACCAACAGGCGTGAAGTTCTTCAACTGGATCGGAACGATGTGGAAGGGCTCACTGTCCTTCGAGACACCGATGCTCTGGACGATCGGCTTCCTGATCACCTTCACCTTCGGTGGTCTGACCGGCGTCATCCTGGCCTCGCCGCCGATGGACTTCCACGTCTCCGACTCGTACTTCGTCGTCGCGCACTTCCACTACGTCGTCTTCGGCACCGTGGTCTTCGCGATGTTCGCCGGGTTCCACTTCTGGTGGCCGAAGTTCACGGGCAAGATGCTGGACGAGCGGCTCGGCAAGATGACCTTCTGGACGCTGTTCATCGGCTTCCACGGCACCTTCCTCGTGCAGCACTGGCTCGGTGCCGAGGGCATGCCGCGTCGTTACGCGGACTACCTCGACGCCGACGGCTTCACCGCGCTGAACACGATCTCGACGATCTCCTCCTTCCTGCTCGGTCTGTCGATCCTGCCGTTCTTCTACAACGTCTGGAAGACCGCCAAGTACGGCAAGAAGATCGAGGTCGACGACCCGTGGGGCTACGGCCGTTCGCTCGAATGGGCGACGTCCTGCCCGCCGCCGCGGCACAACTTCCTCACCCTGCCGCGGATCCGTTCGGAATCCCCGGCGTTCGATCTGCACCACCCTGAGATCGCGGCTCTCGACCAGCTCGAGAACAAGGGGCACGCGGCCGAGGCCCTCGTGGGCGGCAAGGAGGCCGGCAAGTGA
- a CDS encoding cytochrome c oxidase subunit 4: MKIQGKMFIWLSVFILAMAVLYGVWSKEPVGTTALFLAFGLSIMIGYYLAFTAKRVDAMAQDDKEADVADEAGEVGFFAPHSWQPLSLAIGGGLAFLAIAMGWWLLYFSFPLILVGLFGWVFEFYRGENQNQ; this comes from the coding sequence GTGAAGATCCAGGGCAAGATGTTCATCTGGCTGAGCGTCTTCATCCTTGCCATGGCCGTCCTGTACGGCGTCTGGTCGAAGGAGCCGGTCGGCACCACGGCGCTGTTCCTGGCGTTCGGCCTGTCCATCATGATCGGCTACTACCTGGCCTTCACGGCCAAGCGTGTCGACGCGATGGCGCAGGACGACAAGGAGGCCGACGTCGCGGACGAGGCCGGTGAAGTGGGCTTCTTCGCCCCGCACAGCTGGCAGCCGCTGTCGCTGGCCATCGGTGGCGGACTCGCCTTCCTCGCCATCGCCATGGGCTGGTGGCTGCTGTACTTCTCGTTCCCGCTGATCCTGGTCGGCCTCTTCGGCTGGGTCTTCGAGTTCTACCGCGGCGAGAACCAGAACCAGTAG
- a CDS encoding Ig-like domain-containing protein: MNDTPRIRTVLSCTLLAVAVTAGATACAGSDGHPLSARAYDAADQLAVSAPADGAKADPEKPLEVTAKGEDGRITDVTAIDASGHHLAGELTADGRRWRSTAALAAGARYTVRVATEDEDGAPGARTFTFETAPAKRALTATFGPEAGTYGVGQPITADLSLPVKDRKARAVVERALKVRSTPSVEGAWYWVEDKKLHFRPKEYWPAGTRITVTGNLDGLKVGDKLYGGASKPLKLTIGDRIEAVADAGSHYMTVRRNGEVINTIPVTTGKPGFSTRNGIKVVLGKEYYVRMRGTSIGISEGSSESYDLPVYYATRVTWSGEYVHAAPWSVGSQGVANVSHGCVGMSTGNAAWFYETVRPGDIVRTVNSYGDTMDTFGNGFGDWNMPWAKWREGSALVEATGNPVTPTERARLRPLPL; this comes from the coding sequence ATGAACGACACGCCGCGCATTCGGACTGTTCTGAGCTGCACCCTTCTGGCCGTCGCCGTCACCGCGGGCGCCACGGCATGTGCCGGCTCCGACGGCCATCCGCTGTCGGCGAGGGCGTATGACGCCGCGGACCAGCTCGCGGTCAGCGCCCCCGCGGACGGCGCCAAGGCGGACCCCGAGAAGCCCCTGGAGGTCACCGCCAAGGGTGAGGACGGCCGGATCACCGACGTCACCGCCATCGACGCCTCGGGCCACCACCTCGCGGGCGAACTCACCGCGGACGGGCGGCGGTGGCGCTCCACGGCGGCCCTGGCGGCCGGGGCGCGCTACACGGTCCGCGTCGCCACCGAGGACGAGGACGGCGCTCCAGGCGCCCGTACGTTCACTTTCGAGACGGCCCCGGCCAAACGGGCCCTGACCGCGACCTTCGGCCCGGAGGCGGGCACGTACGGCGTCGGACAGCCCATCACGGCGGACCTCAGCCTCCCCGTCAAGGACCGCAAGGCCCGCGCCGTCGTCGAACGGGCGCTCAAGGTCCGCTCCACGCCGTCCGTCGAGGGCGCCTGGTACTGGGTGGAGGACAAGAAGCTGCACTTCCGCCCGAAGGAGTACTGGCCGGCCGGCACGCGGATCACGGTCACCGGCAACCTGGACGGCCTCAAGGTCGGCGACAAGCTCTACGGCGGCGCGTCCAAGCCGCTGAAGCTCACCATCGGCGACCGGATCGAGGCCGTCGCGGACGCCGGGTCGCACTACATGACCGTGCGGCGCAACGGAGAAGTGATCAATACCATTCCGGTGACCACCGGCAAACCCGGCTTCTCCACCCGAAACGGCATCAAAGTGGTGCTCGGCAAGGAGTACTACGTCCGGATGCGGGGCACCAGCATCGGCATCTCGGAGGGCAGCTCCGAGTCGTACGACCTGCCGGTCTACTACGCCACCCGGGTCACCTGGAGCGGCGAGTACGTACACGCCGCGCCCTGGTCGGTCGGCTCACAGGGCGTGGCGAACGTCAGCCACGGCTGTGTCGGCATGTCGACGGGGAACGCGGCCTGGTTCTACGAGACCGTCCGCCCCGGCGACATCGTCAGGACCGTCAACAGCTACGGCGACACGATGGACACCTTCGGCAACGGCTTCGGCGACTGGAACATGCCGTGGGCCAAGTGGCGCGAGGGCAGCGCCCTGGTGGAGGCCACCGGCAACCCGGTGACCCCCACGGAGAGAGCCCGCCTCAGGCCCCTCCCTCTCTAG
- a CDS encoding heme-copper oxidase subunit III → MSVVATVTTVETGHAHPSVNRPNLTSVGTIIWLSSELMFFAALFAMYFTLRSVMGAEFWTEKAEALNFPFSATNTTILVLSSLTCQLGVFAAERGDVKKLRSWFIITFVMGAIFIGGQVFEYTELVKHEGLSLSSDPYGSVFYLTTGFHGLHVTGGLIAFLLVLGRTYAAKRFTHEQATAAIVVSYYWHFVDVVWIGLFATIYMIK, encoded by the coding sequence ATGTCGGTCGTGGCGACAGTAACGACAGTAGAAACAGGGCACGCGCACCCGTCGGTCAATCGACCGAACCTCACCAGCGTCGGAACCATCATCTGGTTGAGCTCCGAGCTGATGTTCTTCGCGGCCCTCTTCGCGATGTACTTCACCCTGCGATCCGTGATGGGTGCCGAGTTCTGGACGGAAAAGGCCGAGGCCTTGAACTTCCCGTTCTCGGCCACCAACACCACGATCCTGGTGCTCTCCTCACTCACCTGCCAGCTCGGCGTCTTCGCCGCCGAGCGGGGCGACGTGAAGAAGCTCCGGTCGTGGTTCATCATCACGTTCGTGATGGGTGCGATCTTCATCGGCGGACAGGTCTTCGAGTACACCGAGCTGGTGAAGCACGAGGGCCTCTCGCTCTCGTCGGACCCGTACGGCTCCGTGTTCTACCTGACCACCGGCTTCCACGGCCTGCACGTGACGGGCGGTCTCATCGCCTTCCTGCTGGTCCTCGGCCGGACGTACGCCGCCAAGAGGTTCACTCACGAGCAGGCAACCGCCGCCATCGTCGTGTCCTACTACTGGCACTTCGTCGATGTCGTCTGGATCGGCCTCTTCGCCACGATCTACATGATCAAGTAG
- a CDS encoding c-type cytochrome codes for MKKLSARRRHPLAAVVVLLLALAATGGLYAAFAPAGTAKADETAQSLAIEEGKKLYSVGCASCHGTGGQGTTDGPSLVGVGSAAVDFQVGTGRMPAQQPGAQVPKKKVIYTQADIDQLAAYVASLGAGPITPTESQYSPDGADIAKGGELFRTNCAQCHNFTGEGGALTYGKYAPNLEGVSPKHLFEAMQTGPQNMPSFPDTTMPEKEKKDIIAYVQAVNGEKADSPGGLSLGGLGPVSEGLFAWIFGLGALIAVAIWVAAHTAKAKKS; via the coding sequence GTGAAAAAGCTCTCCGCACGACGACGCCATCCGCTGGCGGCGGTCGTCGTCCTACTTCTCGCGCTGGCGGCCACTGGGGGGCTGTACGCCGCGTTCGCGCCCGCGGGCACGGCGAAGGCCGATGAAACCGCCCAGTCCCTCGCCATCGAGGAGGGGAAGAAGCTCTACTCCGTCGGCTGCGCCAGCTGCCACGGAACCGGCGGTCAGGGCACCACTGACGGCCCCTCCCTCGTCGGCGTCGGTTCGGCCGCCGTCGACTTCCAGGTCGGCACGGGCCGCATGCCGGCCCAGCAGCCGGGCGCCCAGGTCCCGAAGAAGAAGGTCATCTACACGCAGGCTGACATCGATCAGCTCGCGGCGTACGTCGCCTCTCTCGGTGCCGGTCCGATCACGCCGACCGAGAGCCAGTACAGCCCTGACGGTGCCGACATCGCCAAGGGTGGCGAGCTCTTCCGCACCAACTGTGCCCAGTGCCACAACTTCACCGGTGAAGGTGGCGCGCTGACCTACGGCAAGTACGCCCCGAACCTCGAAGGCGTGAGCCCGAAGCACCTCTTCGAGGCCATGCAGACCGGCCCGCAGAACATGCCCTCCTTCCCGGACACGACGATGCCCGAGAAGGAGAAGAAGGACATCATCGCGTACGTCCAGGCCGTCAACGGCGAGAAGGCCGACAGCCCGGGCGGTCTCTCGCTCGGTGGCCTCGGCCCCGTCAGTGAGGGCCTGTTCGCCTGGATCTTCGGTCTGGGTGCGCTGATCGCAGTTGCCATCTGGGTCGCGGCCCACACCGCTAAGGCCAAGAAGTCATGA
- a CDS encoding Rieske 2Fe-2S domain-containing protein, whose protein sequence is MSSQEIPEETLPAGQDTAHGAVKVADDPFADPGLPPHKPRIQDIDERAARRSERAVAFMFTLSMLATVGFIASYVIFPVDKIVYIWPFGRVSALNFALGWTLGLALFFIGAGAVHWARTLMSDVEIADERHPIAADAETKAKVMSDFAAGAAESGMGRRKLIRNTMFGALSLVPLSGIVLLRDMGPLPEKKLRTTMWAKGLQLINMNTHEPLRPEDVAVGSLTFAMPEGLSEHDHHFQVEIAKAALMIVRIQPEDIKDKRELEWSHEGIVAFSKICTHVGCPISLYEQQTHHVLCPCHQSTFDLSDGARVIFGPAGHALPQLRIGVNDKGFLEALGDFDEPVGPSFWERG, encoded by the coding sequence ATGAGTAGCCAAGAGATTCCAGAAGAGACCCTGCCGGCAGGGCAGGACACCGCGCACGGCGCGGTGAAGGTCGCCGACGACCCGTTCGCCGACCCGGGCCTCCCGCCCCACAAGCCCCGCATCCAGGACATCGACGAGCGGGCCGCACGCCGGTCCGAGCGCGCGGTGGCGTTCATGTTCACGCTGTCGATGCTGGCCACCGTCGGCTTCATCGCCTCGTACGTGATCTTCCCGGTCGACAAGATCGTGTACATCTGGCCCTTCGGCCGGGTGTCCGCGCTCAACTTCGCACTGGGCTGGACCCTGGGTCTGGCGCTCTTCTTCATCGGCGCGGGCGCGGTCCACTGGGCCCGCACCCTGATGTCCGATGTCGAGATCGCGGACGAGCGTCACCCGATCGCGGCCGACGCCGAGACCAAGGCGAAGGTCATGTCGGACTTCGCGGCCGGTGCCGCCGAGTCGGGCATGGGCCGCCGCAAGCTCATCCGCAACACGATGTTCGGCGCGCTGTCGCTCGTTCCGCTCTCCGGAATCGTGCTGCTGCGTGACATGGGCCCGCTGCCCGAGAAGAAGCTCCGGACCACCATGTGGGCCAAGGGGCTTCAGCTCATCAACATGAACACGCACGAGCCGCTTCGTCCCGAGGACGTCGCGGTCGGTTCGCTGACCTTCGCGATGCCCGAGGGCCTCTCGGAGCACGACCACCACTTCCAGGTGGAGATCGCCAAGGCCGCCCTGATGATCGTCCGGATCCAGCCGGAGGACATCAAGGACAAGCGCGAGCTCGAGTGGTCGCACGAGGGCATCGTCGCCTTCTCGAAGATCTGCACCCACGTGGGCTGCCCGATCTCCCTGTACGAGCAGCAGACGCACCACGTCCTCTGCCCGTGCCACCAGTCCACCTTCGACCTCTCCGACGGCGCCCGCGTCATCTTCGGCCCGGCCGGTCACGCCCTCCCGCAGCTGCGGATCGGCGTGAACGACAAGGGCTTCCTGGAGGCGCTCGGCGACTTCGACGAGCCCGTCGGTCCTTCCTTCTGGGAGCGCGGATGA